attctacctgttcaaaagtcccaCATTTACAGCTGCCCTCATAGGAAGAGAAGAAGGCTAGACATGGAAATCCACAGGaatttatctcctttttatatCAGCATataacaacaggaagtcagtgggctcctgggtaatgtagctCAAAGGTACAAATTTTCCAATCACACAAGTGAGTGTTGAAAACGTTCagatacaaatattatttgtatgGTTCTGACCCCAGGAGCAAAGTTGGGTCTCAATTCCATCTTGAAACCCAGTCTAAAGCGTGAAGAGAAATGTCCGGGATAGGATTCCCAAACCAAAGAGAAGCCCACAGTGATGTTGTTTCAAACAAGCAGAAATTCCCAAGCTGGAGATGGTGGTCAAGACCTGAACTACTGAAACTTCTATAAGGAAGCAAGCCTATAGATCAAACATAGGTTAGATGATGGAGAATTAAGACGGATCCCAAAGACTTCAGAATAGAATCTGAAGAGAGAGAGTCAAGAATGATAAGGagatgaggggatgtccttcaattggggaaatggctgaacaaattgtggaatatgatggtgatTATGAAATACTACTATGCTAAACGGAATgaagaactggaggatttctctacgaactggaaagacctctatgaatTGATTTGCAGTGAAATAGGTGAAAAAGGTAGAGCTGGGTAATACATGAAAGGTTGAAGAGGAGGCTGGTATGGTTGAAAGATATCTGAGTGAGATTTGGGGCATGTTAAATTTAAGATGACTACTGTGCATCTAGTTTAaaatatctgaaaggcagttggagatcaGAGACTGTCAGCAGAGAGTTTGGGTCAGGATGGATGGattttgagaatcatcagcagagATGGTAATTGGTAAAAtggtagaaaaatataaaaaaatatagaaaatagaaatccatagaaaaaaatagcaaatccATAGAAAATTCGATTAAAAAATGGTAAATCCATAGAAAATGATGAGATGATCAAGAGAAGCtgcagaaaggaagaagagaagtaggCCCAGGATAGAATTCTATGCTACACCTACAGTCAATGGGTGTGTTCTGGATAAGGACCCAGCAAAGGAGACCAAAAAGGGATGGTCTGATAGATTGAAGGAAAACTAGTAGAATGGTGTTCTGGAAGCCTAGGGAGGAGAGTATTTAGGAGAAGAGGGTAATTAACAGTTTTAAAGATTGCAGAAAAAAAGTTGAGAATGAGGAGTTGCAGTTGGAGAGCATCTCATAGAGTTCAGCCATCACTACATATGGAGGCAGCTGTAACTTAGTGGTTAGAGTCCTAGGCCTGGAAtggggaagacctgaatttagaTGGGTCttccaatacttcctagctggatgaccctggctaagtcacctaatctctgaATGCCTGGAAAAAGGATCCACTGAATCCATTGGGGTAGGAAATATTAAATAACTCCactatccttgctaagaaaaacccCACAACCACAGctatgaaaagtcagacatgaataACATTAGTACATATAACTTGCAaagacaataaaaatggaaaataacctGGACCTTGATCTGGCCATAATCTGttatccttccattttctcttagGCCTTAACTAAATTCCTAAAACCATTCTCAATCTTCATGGTGACTTCCAGTCACTACATTCTTCTGTATTTTCCCTTGCTATCACCTCTGCTATGACTATACTTTCTGCCCTTCTCAAGTATCAACCTCTTagtgaaccaattcaactctatGCTATCCTTTACTCTCCAATCCCCTGGTCCTTTATCCTTCCACTAATCACACCTTGTCAAACCCTGACCTTAGATTGCTCCATGACTCATTTCCTTATATTTATGCTGCTGAACACAGTTGAAGAAAGTTATAAAACTCTAGTGTAGGTCATCAAATTTATGCTATTTAATCTCAAATAATTAAACTAATTTAATTTCATCAACTCAATGGAATCTCAACTGTTGGAAGGCAATCTTTCTATTctcattgatttcctttttttccttctttattaaaatccttaccttccatcttaaaatcaatattgtatattggttccaaggcagaagaggggtaggggctaggcagtgggtattaagtgatttgtccagggtcacacagctaggaaatgtcagaggccacatttgaatgcaggacttctagtctctgagcctgactctcaaatcactgagcctcGTAGTTGCCcccatttcattgattttctatCCCATTCATGACTGATTATTCTAAACTTTGACTTCTCTCATTTAGTTTCCCATAACACCCTGCCCCTACCCTCTAAACTAAGGACCTTACAACATAATTTCCTGAGAAAATTAAGGCTACCAGCCATCATCTCAACTCCCTTTAATCTTCAGTCCCTCCCTATCTATTTGTttcttccctgctgcctacaaacacaTTCATCCTCAAAAATCCTTCATCTGATCTTGCCATTTCCACCcttatcatttctatattttttcatcctttctgtTCTTGCCCAGACCCATCTCAGTCTAGTCTCTTCGTAGTTTAGTTTAatgttggaatgaaatgagatacttGTGGGTAATTCAACTcttaacaaaaagaaatttacttAGCCTTAGCAAGAGAAGGCTATCGATCAAATATATTGGTGCGGTGAGGACAACCAAGCTAATTCAGTTTCTTTCTAGAGAGATCAATAGTGTGCCAACAACCAAGCATTAGAGCATGCCTGAAACTCCCAAAGCTATTTTCAGAAGAATGGTAGCCATGTATTACTCATTCCTCATGCCAAAGAGCTTGGGATACAAAGTTCCATGAtaatccctttaattttttttttttttttttgtagaggcCATCAATCCTATAACTCAAAATTGTGACTCACAGGTCCCACTCACCAACagcaaaatgactaaaaaatacATAaggattcaattaaattcaatacatatttattaagagcttaataTCTGTCTAAAAGACACAGTTCTGGGAACTATTGACACAAAgacatccctgccctcaaagagctcttAGTTAGCTTTGttagaagtggaaattgaggagatcTTGATAATTTAAAATTACATCCTTTCTAACCActtgtcgacgtggaatctagagaccccaaacttgtggcctggtaggatctgatgaaccccaagttttaggaataacTTGTAAGTtagagaccccaaagcttgtacttgttctctgttcccctgagaatccaccctgaagggaatctcagtcAAGCAGTTGCAGACTCAATattggaccctagggtaaatgctaaataccctttcccagcccctggatcttcccaaatggtttttgttccccaatttcttttgttcccagGAGTTGTCATCCAGCCTGGTGGCACACCCAGGGGGTtagggaccagagcaagcagtaTTCAATCCTCGGACTCTGCATAGGGCATGTGGCCTGcagctctgagtggaggcctatTCAGCCCTGTCCCCCTTTTCCTttattaaagagtggcttttctgactatttaatagttttgtgttttttcaaagttaacacactatttaaaaaattatgacagGTGAAACCATCACTTAAACCATAATGCtttactgagagagagagaaatggaggggaGCACTATCTCAAGCCAATGACCTAAGATAAACGcacaaaaattcacagaaaaattcCTTACTTATAGGAGAATCCTGATACAATCCAGCCTCCCTAAAGggtttataacatttttacaatggTTTGGGAAGAGAATGTTAAATAGCTTTACACTATGACTTTACAATGAACATATTCAAACTAATTGGCGTCTTcaaaaaattggagaatagctttgTGAGTACATGCaagcattttaacattttaaagaaatgatctgGAAGTTGgagaaagatacaaagagaagaatTTGGGACTGGATTATCTGGGAGGGCCATTGGGCTTGACCTTCTAGAAGAAGCTTGAAATACTATAGGAgagacttctaagacaaaagggtactcaaGATTGGCACTTAAGATTTGTTCATGGGTACTTCAGGATCTAAAAATAATCCACTTTGagagtcctgcctcagacaaattcccaaacaaactcaaaagacaattCAAAATACTATCCTACAGGGAGGAGGGTAGAGTAATCTTGTATTGAAGGGAGCTTGAAGATAAatgttgggggagggggttaCTAACTTTTTGGAGATATCAATGACTCTTAATAATGTGAGAATAACACATTAATTTCTTACTTCACACAGCTTTTTAAATCTGGCAGCAATGTGTGAATATAGGAGAGATTGGAAAATCTATCTTCTCTTAGTTTAGGACTTAGCAAAAAcaactagttaaaaatggaattttcatGGAGAATTTTCTCCTTCTCAACTACTCTTCTCACTTCCCACCAAGACTTCCATAGTTTGAGGACTTTCAATATCTGAAAATGAGAGGAAACCCACACATGAGGAAGCTCCTTTTATCAGTGCAGGTTTGCACCTTGTGCTTCAGAAGAGAAATTGGAGAgtatgaatcaatgaatgaatgaaaaaagtttgTACTAGGTGCCAGTATAGTACACATATGCAGTGCTAAGTATAAGGTATCaatcatccaaaaaaaaaaaaaaaagacattatctTTAAGGATCATAAGTCCTCATTAGGGGAGGCAACATCCATTGTACCATGGGGCACTTGGGTTTAGAAGTTACTGTTTGTTGTGTGGGGCCTTAGGGTAATAGAATGACACATATCTTCTAGGGGAAAAAGGGCGGAATTGAGTTGATTTTAGCTCCAGAAGTGAAAGGTAAGGGGAGCACATGGTAACAAGGTGTATGTTGAGGATTCTAGGTTGTCCCAGGAaccctattaattttttttcctagattaattttttatttttagaaaatttttccatggttacataattcatgtttttactttacccttcatcccctcaaactgcccccctccctcctccccccccccattgctaactagaatttccactggttttacatattattgatagttgcattggtgtggtcctttcaggtctacatccccaatcgtcctcatcaactcaagtgttcaagcagttgtttttcttctgtgtttcctctcctgtagttcttcctctgaatgtgagtagcattcttttccataaatacctcagaattgtcttgggtcattgcattgctgctagtatagaggtccattacattcaattttaccacagtgtattggtctctgtgtaccatgttcttctggctctgctcctttcgctctgcatcaatttctggaggtctttccagttcacaatggaattcctccagtttattatccctttgagcacaatagtattccatcaccaacagatacaatttgttcagccattccccaattgaagggcatacccttgttttccatttttttgccaccacaaagagctcagctataaatatttttgtgcaagtctgtttatgatctcaccttccgccttggaatcagtactgtgtattggttccaagacagaagagtggtaagggctagcagcAGCTAGGAAGCGACTGATGcttcttgaacccaggacctccagtctcttgAGTCTTGCTCTCAACCCAGTGAGTGACATAGCTGCCCCCTTCACTAGTTAGTCTTGCTAAGTACTAAGCTAGGAAGATAGGCTCAAACGTGGTCGCCTGCTTCCGGGATAAATTGGATCAGGTAACTGCAAGCTCGGGGAAAAGACCAGGATCTCGAGGCGGGGCCAGAAGCCTGGAAAGCCAATGAGAACGAAGCCACGCCTCCCGGTGACTCATCCTTAGGCGCCTTCCGTTTCCTAAGAAATCGCGCAGAAGTCCTCGCGTTGGGAAAAAGTCGTAAAGCGATACAGACGCAGCTCTGACGGTGAGTGTGGTTTACGGCGGGCGGTGGGGGCGCGTGAAGACTCGTGGCTGTCGGCATCACGTGGCCGGCGGCGCGCTGTTTAGAGGTCCCTAGCTCATTCGCTGTCCTGCGACCCGGCTGCGAGGGCGGTGGAGCTACGGGGACACGGACTCAGTGGCTCCGGGAGGGCGGTGGCAGCCCGGGACCAAGCGGGGGCGGGGGCGGGACTCGAGTTTGGAGGCGGGGACAGAGACTGGGGCGGGGCCCGGAAAAGTAGCACTGAGATGGCCGAAGCGCGGGGCGGGGACCAGGACCCCAGGGAAGGGCCTGGGGCCAAGGTGGGGATGGGACTGGAGGTGAAGCTAGAGCCCGAGCTGGGAGGCCTGGAAGTAAAGCTGGAGCTGGCGGGGGGAGTGGAGGCGAAGCTGGAGTGGGACGGGCTACAGATCAAGGTGGAAGTGATGGACCACCCGGAGGAGATGGTGGAAGTGAAAACAGAAGGATTGGAGGTGAAGCAGGAGTTGATAGATGGAGTAGAGGTGAAACAGGAACTGATAGATGGAGTAGAGGTGAAACAGGAACTGATAGATGGAGTAGAGGTGAAGCAGGAGGTGATAGATGGAGTACAAGTGAAGCAGGAGGTGATAGATGAAGTACACGTGAAGCAGGAATTGATAGATGAAATAAACGTGAAACAGGAATTGTTAGATGAAGAGCAGGTATTGATAGATGGAGTACACGTGAAACAGGAATTGATAGATGAAGTAACCGTGAAGCAGGAATTAATAGATGGAGTAAACATAAAGCAGGAATTGATAGATGAAGTACAAGTGAAGCAAGAATTGGTAGATGGAGAGCAGGAACTGATGGACAGAGTAGAGGTGAAGCAGGAATTTATGGATGAGCCAGAGGTGAAGCAAGAATTTATAGATGGAGGGAAGGTGAAGGAAGAATTTATAGACAGAGTATATGTGAAGGAGGAGTTTATAGATGGAATAGAGGTGAAGAAGGAATTTATAGATAAACTAGATGTGAAGGAGGAATTTTTAGGTGGGCTGGTGGGGAAtagatggaaaatgaaggagtggaTGTTTGATTGGTTGGAGGGGCAGCAGATGGGTATTCCAGTGGGGAACAAAATGGAGGTGAAGGAAGAGCTGATGGGAGGAGAAATGAAGACAAATGAAGTGATAGGAGAAAGAAGAGTAAAAGAGGAAATGCCAGATGAGGTGAGAGTGAAGGAGGAGGAGATGATGGGTGAAGCagaaatgaaggaggaggaggtgatGGGCAAAGCAGAAGTGAAGGAGATGTTAGatgaattgaaaatgaaagacgAGATGATGGATGGAATGCAAATCAAGGAGGATCAGGAGCAGATAATAGTTGGAGTTCATGTCAAGGAGGAGGTGATGGGaggaatggaagaagagaagatgatGGAGAGCAgaatggaggagaaggaagaagcaatTAAGGTGAAGATGAAAACAGAAGTAGAGGTCAAGACAGAAGTGAAGAAGGAGAATGGAATGGAAGTGAAGATAGAAATGGATATGGAGAAAGAGGTAGGTAGAATTGAGGTgagaataaaagacaaaagatggGAAGAATGGAGATGAAAGAAGAGATGGGTGGAGAGGGAGTGGAAAAGGTCATGGAGTTCAAGCGGTAATTGGGTGTTGGGTGAGGGGGAAAAGGGATGCATGTAcagaagctgaaaaaaaaatgatgtgtgAACAGGaggtgaaggaagaagaaatggatggAGCCTTGGTGAGGGAAGATGGAACAGAGCTAACAGAAGAACAGGAGCCACATAGAGAGCCACGAGTAGGCAGCAAGAGGAAGCTGGCCATGTCAAGGTATGATGAGTGTGAGGTTGGCAGTGTGGGAGGAGTGAGGCCAGTTAGAGATTCCTTTAGGTGGATTAAAAGCTGATACTGAAAGACCAGGGCAGTAGAATTGGAATCTAGAGCACCATAGTGTTCTTAAAGCCTTGACTGAGTTGTTGTGCTTAGTAGCAATGTTTGACATTGGTTCTGGGCACCACCAGCACCAcatttggggaagaaaaagatGTAGGAGGGATAAGGATAGGCAGTAAGTCAAAGCATTTTTCTTACGGTTTAAAGACTTTTAAGGCCTAGATAAATTACTTAGATttttcccttaacttctgttaattctcttttcttctttcaaagtgGAGAGATAGGTGAATAAGTAGTCTGTACTTCAGTTGTGTAAATTTTAGATGAAAGCCAACATTTTCACTTAAGAGTTTTGTTTAAATTCATTGACTTCCATTATAATTTAACCTACATTGGCAAGCAGCTAGATGATAGTAAATAGAGCTCtaggagccagaaagacctgacttcaaatccagcctcggatatttattaactgtgtgatcctgggcaaaacatttaactGCTATgtctgcttcattttctttatctttaaaatagagcTAATAGCGCTTTCTTCACGGGATTATCATTAATGTAGcttgctctcccctccccccccagttcACCCTAGAGCAAAGGTGCCACTCTAACTCCCCTCAGCCACTGCCCAAATGAGCTTAAAAtttaaatccaaaaaaaaatacaatataaggTCAATTCGTGATTTTCTAAGTGTGCAGCCCACAGGGATTCATTACTACTTGAGTTAGGCACCATTGTcctagaaggcagaactaggagcagttAATGAAAATGGCAGagacacattttaaaaacttagaTTAACAGTAGACTTTCTGCCTCTGGAGATACTAGGTTTCCCTTTGTTGAAGGTTTTCAAAAAAAAGTTGGATGATCTCTTGTCAGGTACATTTTAatagggctggactagatgaccctaaAGTCTCAGTTCTGAATTTGCCATTTGTAAAGATCCCAGGATGGACATGTATGTCTTGTTCGAGGACCAGCCTAGTTAATATGGAGAGAGGCTCATCAATTAGATTGGCCACTGGTTGATAAATCACCTTTAACCATAGCAATTTTAAAGGTCATTTACTAAACTGTAGAAAGGTtgtgatgaaatcacaaatactTGAAGTAATACTTGAAGTGTCATGCAGTGaaacaagaaacaaaaggaaatgattGATGGATATGGAAATGAAGGGGAAGAAATTTTATTATACACCAGTGGCCAAGTACTAGGAACAGTGGCTTATCTGTCAACTCCACAAAATCCTGGAAGTATATTTGAAGGGATTTAGCCAGGGTGattggaagggagaaggaaatacTGATCTTCCCTAAATGAGCAGCAAGGTACTGTTACATTCTTAATTTGACTTTAAGCTCAGCAACTCCCTCTGTTAGTCTCCTTAGTATTTTTCTAGAGAGAAAAGATGAAttcagaagatttttttcttatgagaAGTTTGATCTGTATTTGTAGCTCAGAGTCATGGTGTTGAGAGACTACCAAATATCTGACACACTAATAATTGGA
The window above is part of the Gracilinanus agilis isolate LMUSP501 chromosome 4, AgileGrace, whole genome shotgun sequence genome. Proteins encoded here:
- the ZNHIT6 gene encoding box C/D snoRNA protein 1 isoform X2, which gives rise to MGLEVKLEPELGGLEVKLELAGGVEAKLEWDGLQIKVEVMDHPEEMVEVKTEGLEVKQELIDGVEVKQELIDGVEVKQELIDGVEVKQEVIDGVQVKQEVIDEVHVKQELIDEINVKQELLDEEQVLIDGVHVKQELIDEVTVKQELIDGVNIKQELIDEVQVKQELVDGEQELMDRVEVKQEFMDEPEVKQEFIDGGKVKEEFIDRVYVKEEFIDGIEVKKEFIDKLDVKEEFLGGLVGNRWKMKEWMFDWLEGQQMGIPVGNKMEVKEELMGGEMKTNEVIGERRVKEEMPDEVRVKEEEMMGEAEMKEEEVMGKAEVKEMLDELKMKDEMMDGMQIKEDQEQIIVGVHVKEEVMGGMEEEKMMESRMEEKEEAIKVKMKTEVEVKTEVKKENGMEVKIEMDMEKEEVKEEEMDGALVREDGTELTEEQEPHREPRVGSKRKLAMSSCETCGMEEAKYRCPRCMKCSCSLACVKKHKTELTCSGIREKTAFVSLKQFTEINLLSDYRFLEDIGRSADYIARDIFLKRPSTNRILNYMKNRARRHNIDLRILPIGFTKRRENSTMFDRKKEDRNHVPAFKAFHCMTPAYLCILI
- the ZNHIT6 gene encoding box C/D snoRNA protein 1 isoform X1, with the translated sequence MGLEVKLEPELGGLEVKLELAGGVEAKLEWDGLQIKVEVMDHPEEMVEVKTEGLEVKQELIDGVEVKQELIDGVEVKQELIDGVEVKQEVIDGVQVKQEVIDEVHVKQELIDEINVKQELLDEEQVLIDGVHVKQELIDEVTVKQELIDGVNIKQELIDEVQVKQELVDGEQELMDRVEVKQEFMDEPEVKQEFIDGGKVKEEFIDRVYVKEEFIDGIEVKKEFIDKLDVKEEFLGGLVGNRWKMKEWMFDWLEGQQMGIPVGNKMEVKEELMGGEMKTNEVIGERRVKEEMPDEVRVKEEEMMGEAEMKEEEVMGKAEVKEMLDELKMKDEMMDGMQIKEDQEQIIVGVHVKEEVMGGMEEEKMMESRMEEKEEAIKVKMKTEVEVKTEVKKENGMEVKIEMDMEKEEVKEEEMDGALVREDGTELTEEQEPHREPRVGSKRKLAMSSCETCGMEEAKYRCPRCMKCSCSLACVKKHKTELTCSGIREKTAFVSLKQFTEINLLSDYRFLEDIGRSADYIARDIFLKRPSTNRILNYMKNRARRHNIDLRILPIGFTKRRENSTMFDRKEQRFYWHLKLLFPQSHAEYVEKGVPGDKKLHEILRNYIDPEKSDPVIRQRLKVYVFSETGVQILMKIENMQHNLVRYYELDPCKSLIDNLKDKVVIEYPTLHVILKGSKNDMVILGQERNESTENFGSENPALSSEEEGEIQESS